A region from the Longimicrobium sp. genome encodes:
- a CDS encoding VOC family protein → MDSAIATEANVQQAVPYFDVADMETSLRFYVDGLGFEMTNRWIDEGKLRWCWLQLGGAALMLQERKSDGHHVHAPLGRPGEGVSTYFICRDALAIYRDVTARGVAAARKPFVGNGMWVASFVDPDGFRVFFESPTDAPEESVYSGEG, encoded by the coding sequence ATGGACTCCGCAATCGCAACCGAGGCCAACGTCCAGCAGGCGGTGCCGTACTTCGACGTGGCCGACATGGAGACATCGCTCCGCTTCTACGTCGACGGGCTGGGGTTCGAGATGACGAACCGGTGGATCGACGAGGGGAAGCTGCGCTGGTGCTGGCTGCAGCTCGGCGGGGCCGCGCTGATGCTGCAGGAGCGGAAATCCGACGGGCATCACGTCCACGCGCCGCTCGGCAGGCCGGGCGAGGGCGTGTCGACCTACTTCATCTGCCGCGACGCGCTGGCCATCTACCGCGACGTCACCGCGCGCGGCGTGGCGGCGGCGCGGAAGCCGTTCGTCGGCAACGGGATGTGGGTGGCGTCGTTCGTGGACCCGGATGGCTTCCGCGTCTTCTTCGAGAGCCCCACCGACGCGCCGGAGGAGTCCGTGTACTCCGGCGAGGGGTGA
- a CDS encoding cyclase family protein, with amino-acid sequence MKLYDLSQPLNEQAPFWPYYPPFEVKYIKRKAEHGVNAQYIQTSNHMGTHLDAPRHFVTGGMTIDQIPLDWLCRPGVIVDLTDEMDELAVYTPKMIEDRVEVRKGDIVILHTGWHRFAQWGDTPDEEKYIHMHPGAHPDMVQWLLEKEIHIWGVDVVSTDHPMDLPIGRFLGKGMHGHCDRVRAAAEKKFGGPDEVARLFPDEDYQLTHNRLFGHNCMHIENLGGQISAPEIQNRRLIIGCFPWKFQGGEAAFARVVAFDGEWPANP; translated from the coding sequence ATGAAGCTGTACGATCTGTCGCAGCCGCTGAACGAGCAGGCGCCGTTCTGGCCCTACTACCCGCCCTTCGAGGTCAAGTACATCAAGCGCAAGGCCGAGCACGGCGTGAACGCGCAGTACATCCAGACCTCCAACCACATGGGCACGCACCTCGACGCGCCGCGCCACTTCGTCACCGGCGGGATGACCATCGACCAGATCCCGCTCGACTGGCTCTGCCGCCCCGGGGTGATCGTGGACCTGACCGACGAGATGGACGAGCTGGCCGTCTACACGCCCAAGATGATCGAGGACCGCGTGGAGGTGCGGAAGGGCGACATCGTGATCCTGCACACCGGCTGGCACCGCTTCGCGCAGTGGGGCGACACGCCCGACGAGGAGAAGTACATTCATATGCACCCCGGCGCGCACCCCGACATGGTGCAGTGGCTGCTGGAGAAGGAGATCCACATCTGGGGCGTGGACGTGGTCTCCACCGACCACCCCATGGACCTGCCCATCGGCCGCTTCCTGGGCAAGGGGATGCACGGCCACTGCGACCGCGTGCGCGCCGCCGCGGAGAAGAAGTTCGGCGGGCCCGACGAGGTCGCGCGGCTCTTCCCCGACGAGGACTACCAGCTGACGCACAACCGGCTGTTCGGGCACAACTGCATGCACATCGAGAACCTGGGCGGCCAGATCAGCGCCCCGGAGATCCAGAACCGGCGCCTGATCATCGGCTGCTTCCCCTGGAAGTTCCAGGGCGGCGAGGCGGCCTTCGCCCGCGTGGTCGCGTTCGACGGGGAGTGGCCGGCGAACCCGTAG
- a CDS encoding xanthine dehydrogenase family protein subunit M — MKPAPFEYFRPDTIDGAIELLVQHGWDAKLLAGGQSLVPAMNFRLAAPGVLIDLNRIPGLDYIREDGGGLRIGAMVRQHAAERNGAIARAAPLVAETLPFVAHPQIRNRGTMGGSIAHADPAAELPAVMLALGARFHLLGSNGRRTLAADQFFTGLFATALEHDEMLGEIEIPAPAPRAGWSFMEISRRHGDFALAGVAVQLSLGDDGTYDAARIALLGVGEGPVLARGAADAIVGASPGDDAVRAAAEAARAEVDPPFDIHASADYRRHLVGVLVGRALPVAFARAARERSAAES, encoded by the coding sequence ATGAAGCCCGCGCCGTTCGAGTACTTCCGCCCGGACACTATCGACGGGGCGATCGAGCTGCTGGTGCAGCACGGGTGGGACGCCAAGCTCCTGGCCGGCGGCCAGAGCCTCGTCCCCGCGATGAACTTCCGGCTGGCGGCGCCCGGCGTGCTGATCGACCTGAACCGCATCCCCGGGCTCGATTACATCCGCGAGGACGGCGGCGGGCTGCGCATCGGCGCGATGGTGCGGCAGCACGCGGCCGAGCGCAACGGCGCCATTGCCCGCGCGGCGCCACTGGTGGCCGAGACGCTTCCCTTCGTCGCCCACCCGCAGATCCGCAACCGGGGGACGATGGGCGGCAGCATCGCGCACGCGGACCCGGCGGCGGAGCTTCCCGCGGTGATGCTGGCGCTGGGCGCGCGCTTCCACCTGCTCGGCTCCAACGGTCGGCGCACGCTGGCGGCGGACCAGTTCTTCACCGGATTGTTCGCCACGGCGCTGGAGCACGATGAGATGCTGGGGGAGATCGAGATCCCTGCGCCCGCGCCGCGCGCCGGCTGGTCGTTCATGGAGATCAGCCGCCGGCACGGCGACTTCGCGCTGGCCGGTGTGGCCGTGCAGCTGTCGCTGGGAGACGACGGGACGTACGACGCCGCCCGCATCGCGCTCCTCGGCGTCGGCGAGGGGCCGGTGCTGGCGCGCGGGGCTGCGGACGCCATCGTCGGCGCGTCCCCTGGCGACGACGCGGTCCGCGCCGCCGCCGAGGCCGCGCGCGCGGAGGTCGATCCGCCGTTCGACATCCACGCGTCGGCGGACTACCGGCGCCACCTCGTGGGCGTGCTGGTCGGCCGCGCGCTGCCGGTGGCGTTCGCGCGGGCGGCGCGGGAGCGGAGCGCGGCGGAGAGCTGA
- a CDS encoding carbon monoxide dehydrogenase subunit G — MIVDGEFTFRAPRNRVWVLLQDPDVLVKAMPGAQRLVATGDGTYEGSIRIGVGPVTAAQWTLSVALHDREEPARYMMKVDSKGPLGFTRGSASVELLEVEQTTTMRYRADLQIGGKVAGIGQRLLDQVAKLLTRQGLEALSREMELRIGASLGAASASFGIATATVVEGELVDDAATVEDAAEANPESGDTPDAAAGVSSATAGDSASGDVSPSANLAGSEPEPPLAPGVPDEPAPVEDLDQDLPPGTIG, encoded by the coding sequence ATGATCGTGGACGGCGAGTTCACCTTCCGCGCCCCGCGCAACCGCGTGTGGGTGCTGCTGCAGGACCCCGACGTGCTGGTGAAGGCCATGCCCGGCGCCCAGCGCCTGGTCGCGACGGGAGACGGGACCTACGAGGGGTCGATCCGCATCGGCGTGGGACCGGTGACGGCGGCGCAGTGGACACTCTCGGTGGCGCTGCACGACCGCGAGGAGCCCGCGCGCTACATGATGAAGGTGGACAGCAAGGGCCCGCTCGGCTTCACCCGCGGCAGCGCGTCGGTCGAGCTGCTGGAGGTGGAGCAGACCACCACCATGCGCTACCGCGCGGACCTGCAGATCGGCGGGAAGGTGGCCGGGATCGGGCAGCGGCTGCTGGACCAGGTGGCCAAGCTGCTGACGCGGCAGGGATTGGAGGCACTCAGCCGCGAGATGGAGCTGCGCATCGGCGCCAGCCTGGGCGCCGCGTCGGCGTCGTTCGGCATCGCGACGGCGACGGTGGTCGAGGGCGAACTGGTGGACGATGCCGCGACGGTCGAGGACGCGGCGGAGGCGAACCCCGAATCCGGCGACACGCCCGACGCGGCGGCGGGCGTATCGTCAGCAACGGCGGGAGATTCGGCATCGGGAGATGTATCGCCCAGCGCGAACCTCGCCGGCTCCGAGCCGGAGCCGCCGCTGGCGCCCGGGGTGCCGGACGAGCCCGCGCCGGTGGAGGACCTCGACCAGGACCTGCCGCCGGGGACGATCGGATGA